The genomic segment GCAGGGATGAGTATTACAGATGAAAGAAAACAATCTTTAGATTTCTCAGATGGATATTTTGTTTCAGGGCTATCATTAGTTGTTAATAAAGATAACACTGATATAAAAGGTGCAGATGATATAAAAGGTAAAAATGCATCACTTAAAAAAGGTACAGCAGGAGCAAAATTTGCTGAAGATAATGAATCAAAATATGGATTGAAGCTAAACTATTTTGATGATTCTCCATCAATGTTCCAAGCTGTTGAAAATAAGAATTGCGATTTCTTATTAGAAGATTATCCTGTTATTGCATATAAAATTAAGGTTGATCCTGATTCAAAGTTAAAAATTGCAGGAGATAAGCTAACAAATGTTGACTATGGATTTGCAGTTAAAAAAGGTGAAAATGCAGACTTATTAAAGAAATTCAATGAAGGTTTGAAAAAATTAAAAGAAAATGGGCAATATGACAAGATCGTTGATCAATATATTGCTAAATAAATAGTAGATAGAATATGAACTACTAATGATTAAAATAAGCTATGAGTTTATTTTAAAATAAAAAGCTATGAACTTAGGAAACGATGTTTCTAATTTATAGCTTTTTCCTATTAAAATTGAATTTGAAACTGAAATAAAAACTTAATTCATAAAATAAGTATTAAATATGAAAAATGAAGGAGAATGCATCACTTGATTCATAATTAGGAATACATAGCTTTTATAAAATCTTTGCTTTGAAACAGTAAATATTGCCTATAAACGCGCATATATATTAGGTATAACTATTTTATTATATGTCTTGTTATATTTATACATATACTTAATGCATTGACAGTTTTTGAATTAAACTATATAATAAGTTTCATAATGAAGTGAAAAATCATTTGGGATTTATTGTGTGGAATAGTTTTTCCAGAGTGCAATAAATTAGATTTTTTAATTAAAATTAAATAAATATTGCAAAGGGGCAAGGAAAAATGAACAAAAGATCATTATTAAGTATTTTATTAGCATCAGTAATGTCTATAGGGCTAATGACTGGATGCGGTGCATCAAAGAGTGATACAGGATCAGGTGAAGGAAATAAAAAATATGTGATTGCATGTGATGCAAAATTTGCACCATTCTCTTTCGAAGATAATGGAAAATATAAAGGAATAGATGTAGAACTTTTAGATGCAATCTCAAAAGAAGAAAATTTTGAATATGAATTAAAACCAATGGATTTTAACGGAATAATTCCAGGGCTTACAGCTAATCAATTGGATGGAGCAATAGCAGCTATTACTATAACTGATGAAAGAAAACAAACATTAGATTTTTCAGATGGATATTTTGTATCAGGATTATCAATAGTTACAAATAAGGATAACACTTCAATTAATGGAGTTAATGATTTAAATGGAAAAAGTGCTTCAATAAAAAAGGGAACAGCAGGAGCAAAGTTTGCTGAAGATAATGAAGCTAAGTACGGATTAAAGTTAAATTATTTTGAGGATTCTCCTTCAATGTTCCAAGCTGTTGAGAATGGAAATACTGATTTCTTGATGGAAGACTACCCAGTTATTGCATACAAGATTAAAGTAGACAGTGGAGCAAAATTAAAAATTGTTGGAGATAAATTAGATGCTGTAAATTATGGATTTGCAGTTAAAAAAGGTGAAAATCAAGATCTATTAAAGAAATTTAATGAAGGATTGAAGAAATTAAAAGATAATGGAAAGTATGACCAAATTGTTGGTCAATATATAGGAAAATAGTAAGGAGAATTAAAAATGGAGATTTTTCAATTACTAAAAGATAGTCTACCTAGTTTATTAAGCGGGCTTTCAGTAACAATAGAAGTTGCAGTAATATCATTAATATTAGCAGTTATATTCGGGATAATTTTAGGAATATTTAGCATAAGTACTTCAAAAATTTTAAAAGGTATATCTACAATATATATCTACATTGTCCGTGGAACACCACTTATGGTTCAAGCTTTATTCTTATATTTTGGTGTTGGACAAGCGTTTGGTATAAGATTTGACCCTATAGTTGCAGGTGTAATAACTCTTACTGTAAATGCAACAGCTTATATGGCTGAAATATTTAGAGGAGGAATACAAGCTGTAGATAATGGTCAAATGGAAGCTGCAAGAAGTTTGGGACTTAATTACTCAAAGGCTATGAGAAAGGTTATTTTGCCTCAGGCTGTTAAGATTATGATTCCATCTATATTAAATCAATTTATTGTTACATTGAAGGATACATCAATATTAACAGTTATTAGTATAAGAGAACTTACATCATCAGGACAAATTATTATTGCAAGAAACTTTAAGGCACTTCAGATGTATGCAATTGTAGCTTGTATGTATTTTATAGTAATAACAGTATTGACTTTAATATCAAGTTATATAGAAAGGAAAATCAGCTATGGTAATAAGCGCTAAGAATCTTAAAAAACGTTATGGACAATTAGAAGTTCTTAAAGATATATCAGTAAATGTTACAGAAGGTGAAGTTCTTTGCATTATAGGCCCTTCAGGATCAGGAAAGAGTACTTTCTTAAGATGTCTTAATGGTTTAGAAGAAATTCAAGCAGGTAGTATTACAATACTAGGCCAAGAGCTTGTAAATAATAAGGACATAAATAAATTAAGAGAAGAAATCGGAATGGTGTTTCAATCTTTTAATTTATTCCCACACCTAACAGTTCTTCAAAATATGTTATTAGCACCTTTAGAATTGAAGAAGATGAACAAAGCTGAAGCAACTGAAAAAGCTCTTTCATTATTGGACAAAGTTGGATTAAAAGATAAAAAGGATGTTTATCCTGATACTTTATCTGGTGGACAAAAACAAAGGGTTGCAATTGCCAGAGCTCTTGAAATGAATCCTAAGATAATGTTATTTGATGAACCAACTTCCGCACTAGATCCTGAAATGGTTGGTGAAGTGCTTAAGGTTATGAAAGATTTAGCTCAAGAAGGAATGACAATGGTTGTAGTAACTCATGAAATGAATTTTGCTAGAGATGTATCTGATAGAGTTATATTTATGGATCAAGGATATATAGTTGAAGAAGGTCCTCCAGAAGAAATATTCACTGCACCTACTAGCGATAGATGTAAAGAGTTCTTAGATAAAGTAATTAACAATTAAAATTTATTATATGAGAAATAAAGAGCATTGTTTCAATTTCAATATTTAATGATATTGAGAAACAATGTTCTTTTTATATATTTTTCATGGTTTTTTACTTGATTTATTTATTAATATGCTATAATTTATATTTATTAGGTATTATAAGTAGAATAATAAATCTATACACTAACTCGTTAAAATATATAAAGAAATACATATATTTTCGATTTATTGTTTTAGAAAATATGGCACATAGAAATTGGGGAGGATAAAAATGATACAAATTAATCCGAAAAATTCTGAATTAAAAAATATAATAATTCTAGCTACTGGAGGAACTATAGCTGGTACGGGAGAAGAGGGGAAGACTACTAATTATACAGCAGGTAACATAGATATAGAAGTACTAGTTAGTAGTGTCAGAAACCTTGATAAAATAGCTAATATATATGGTGAGCAGATTGCTAATGTTGATAGTAATGATATAACTATGAATCATTGGTTAACTCTTGCTAATAGAATAAATGAACTTTCAAAGCAAGACGATGTGGATGGTTTTGTAATAACACATGGTACTGATACATTAGAAGAGACAGCATACTTTTTAGATTTAACAGTTAAAACAGATAAACCAGTCGTATTGACAGGAGCAATGAGACCGTCAACAGCAACAAGTGCAGATGGACCTTTAAATTTATATCAGTCAGTAGCATTAGCTGCTAGCGATTTATCAAGAGGGCATGGAGCGATGGTTGTTTTTTCAGATGGAATTTATAGTGGAAGAAATGTTCAAAAAATCAACACTTTTAAAACAAATGCTTTTAACTCAATTGAATTTGGATGTCTTGGTTACATGAGAGACAATATACCATTCTTTTTTAATAAGTCAATAAAACCACATACAATTTATTCACAATTCGATGTTACAGGCTTAACTGAGCTGCCTAAGGTTTCTATCGCATATTTCCATATTGACGCTGATCCTTCGATTATTAACTATTTTGCTCAAAACTCTGAAGGAATTGTAATAGCGGGTGCGGGAAGTGGTACTTTCAGCTCAAATTGGTTGGAAGAAATCAGGAACCTTGAAACAAAGGGGATTCCAGTTGTTAGATCTTCAAGAATAGGAAACGGAATAATATTAACAGATTCAACTATAGATAAATACTCAAATTGCATTCCTAGTTATACATTATCACCTCCAAAATCTAGGATATTGCTTACACTAGCTCTTACTAAGACTAAAGACTATTCTGAAATAAAGAGAATATTTGCAGAGTATTAATTCAAATATTATAAAAAATACAACTACATGTAGTTTGGCATAAAATGTTTCATAGATCTCATACGAATTGAAAAAGTTATACTTAAGGTAAAGATAGTTTATAAAAATGCTATCTTTACCTTTTATTTATAGATAAGCCAACTATAATCTATACTTATGCGTATACCTCAGTGAAATGAATAATATACTTTTGTTCCAGTTTCTGGGTAATTCGGATTGGTAATTCTAAGGCTATAAAGTTGCACCCAAAGTGCTGGCTTATAGGGGGCTAAGATTTTAAGTTCATATCTTCATTAGAAATCATAAATATATTTGTGTAGAAAACATTTGAAAATGAGCTGTTAAAGGTTCTTAAGCAGAGAACCCAAATCTTTGATTTGGTGAGAATCGCTTACTCAGTGAACGAACGTGAGTCGAGTTTCCGCTAACAGTTGTTCCATTTTAGCTTGTGAAGTGAGAGTCCAAAATTTTATTTTGGGTTCTCGAACTTCCTCAGCGAATGTAATGAGTCGAGCTTCAGTAGAAAAGTGGGAGCATGCTAAAGTGGATACAACTTGCTGCTTAGAACCTTCAGCGATATTTTCATAGCTTTTCGGAATCAAAATATTTATGATTTCGGTAAGTTACCACATAAATGCAGTTTTAAATTTGGATATTAAGAAATATTTTAGTCATCAAATAAAAGTTCTTATTCATATAATAAATGAAATCAATATAATGTTATAGGGCTTTTTATATGAAAGAACAATGTACAGAAAGCAATGATTTTTTTAAGAGAATATATAAAACTGGTAAATTAATTGAATTTGATGAAAAATCTAAAATAGTATTTATAAGTGATGTTCATAGAGGTGACGGTGGATATGCTGATTCTTTAAGACAAAACAGAAACATTTATAAAGCTGCTCTTGGATTTTATTATGAAAATGGATATACTTTAATAGAATTAGGTGATGGAGATGAATTATGGAAAAATAAAGATTGTTTAGATATCGCCTATAATTATAAAGATGTTTTTTCAATGCTTAATGACTTTTATGATGATAATAGGTTGTGCTTGGTATACGGAAATCATGATATAGTAAAAGCTAACCCAGAATTCATAAAACGGCAAGAAAGACTTTTTGCAAATGCCGGAAATGGATTTGGACGTGAGATGATAAACTTATATTCTAATATAACTTTTTATGAAGGCGTCATACTTAGATATATGCCATCAAAAGAGGATATAATTGCATTTCATGGGCATCAAGTAGATTTTATTAATTGTGAGATGTGGAAAACTAGCAGGTTTCTAGTAAGGCATGTATGGAGATTTATGGAGGGGGTTGCAGGATTTAAACCGCCAACCAGTCCAGCAAGTAATTATGACAAAGGAACCAAAATAGATCATATACTTGGACATTTAGCTCGTAAGGAAAAAAAAGTTATAATTTGCGGGCATACTCACAATGATATATTCCCTGAGGCTGATGAGGGAATTTATTTCAATGATGGCTGCTGTGTGTTTCCATCAGCAGTAACTTGTATTGAATTGACAGATGGTAAAATATCATTAATTAAGTGGGCTATAGAAGTTGATAGTAAAGATGTTTTATACATTAATAAAACTATAATTGGAGGTCCTGAAAATTTAGAAAAATACTTTTATTATGCAAAGCAGTTTTAGCATAGAAGAACATTTAAAAGGAGATTATATATGAAGTTTATTGATTTACATTGTGATACTGCAAGTAGAATTTTTTATGAAAAGTTAAATCTTAATCATAAGAAGTGTAAAGTTAATATTGAAAATTTAAAAAGAGGCGAAAATTTAGGGCAGGTTTTTGCATTTTTCATAGAGAAAGAATCAATTGAAGATCCATATGATGAATTTATAAAATTATATAATAGCTTTACTCAAGAAATAAGTAAAAATACAGGAGAGATAGAAATTGTAAGAAATACAGCTGAGCTAAAAAATGTTGAAAAATCAGGTAAGATTGGGGCTTTTTTATCTATAGAAGAAGGAGAAGTCATTAAAGGAGATATACAAAAGCTAAGAACTGTATATGATATGGGAATTAGAATCATAACAATTACTTGGAATTACCAAAACTCATTAGGGTATCCTAACGCAGGTTATACTTATAGAAATAAAGGATTAACTAGAAAAGGAGTCGAAGTTATTGAAGAATGTGAAGCCTTAGGCATAATTCCTGATGTATCTCATTTATCAGATGCTGGATTTTATGATTTGATTAGAATTTGCAAAAAACCATTTATAGCTTCACATTCTAATGCACGTGCGATCACAGAGCATCCTAGAAATTTAGATGATAATATGATAAAATTATTAGCTGAAAAGGGTGGAGTAATGGGGATAAACTTTTGTTCTGATTTTTTAGGAAATGAAAGTGTATCTTCAATAGAAGAAATGATTTGTCATATAAAACATATTAGGAACATTGGAGGAATTGATGTACTTGCCCTTGGAAGCGATTTTGATGGAATACACAATGAGGTGGAAATAGAAAACGCTTCAGAATTTAATAAATTATATTTGGCACTTAAACAAAATCATTTTAAGGAATCAGAGATAGAAAAAATATTTTATAAAAATGTCCTAAGAGTTTTTGAAGAAAACTTTAAATAATAAAAATTCATATATATGCTGCAATTGAAAATTAAGACCAAATTCTTGAAATGCATGTGTTATAAAAAAATTTTAATTTATAAAATTTTATCTTAAATTATCAGTCAATACAAACTAAATAATTTTATAGAAAATAAATTATTTTGTTAATAACTTATATAGTAGAATACAATGAAAATTTAAAAGGTGGTGAATTTGTCAGATATTCAGTTATATAATATCTGACTAAGGTTTGTTATGAATAAATTAAGGGGTAAAGTTGCACTAATCACAGGTGCATCAAGAGGCATAGGAAGAGCTATAGCAGTAGAGCTTGCAAAGGAAGGGGCAAGCGTTATAATAAATTACTCTACTGATGACGAAGGTGCAAAGGAAACTTTGGAAGAGATAAAGAGTATAAACGGCTATGGAGTTATAGTAAAAGGAGATATATCAGCTTTCGATAAATGCCAAATGATAGTTGAAGAAGTTTTAAAAGTAATGGGGAAGATTGATATTCTAGTAAACAATGCAGGCATAAGTCATATAGGTTTATTTATGGATTCAACAGAAGAAGAAATAAGCAGGATATTGAATACAAATCTTTTAGGAGCAATTTATTTAACAAAGCATGTCCTAAATAATATGATTTCTAGAAAAAGTGGAACTGTCATAAATATTTCTTCTATGTGGGGAGAAGTTGGAGCCTCTTGTGAAGTGTTGTATTCAGCTACCAAAGGCGGATTGAATTCATTTACAAAAGCACTTGCAAAAGAAGTAGCGCCGTCTAATGTAAGAGTAAATTGTATAGCTCCAGGAGTAATAGATACAAAAATGAACTCATTTTTAGAAGGAGATGAAAAAAAATCCCTAGAGGAAGAAATTCCTCTAGGAAGATTTGGGCTTCCAAGTGAGATTGGTAAAATTGCTGTATTTTTATCTAGTGAAGATTCATCGTATATAACAGGGCAAATAATAAGAGCAGATGGTGGATATATTTAAGGTATATCCGCTTACTCTTCTTCACCTTCAGGTGATACTATTTTCTCTAAGTAAAAATAAAATTCTACACCATTATTGATGTTTTGTAAATTAAACTCACTGTTATGAAGACGTAGTATATTTTTAACTATTGATAAGCCAATGCCAGTACTATTCTTTTGAGTTCTTTCTCTGGATTTATCTATTCTATAGAATTTATCAAAAAGTTTGCTTATTTCAGCTTCAGGAATAACTACTCCCATATTTTGAACAGATATTTTAAACTTGTCTAGACCTTCTTCAATATTTACGTTTATGTCATTGCCAGGAGGAGTATATTTAATTGCATTTGTTATAAGATTAGTTAAAACCTGCTCCATTTGAAATGGATCTGCGTAAACATAGCTATAAGGTATTGATGAATTAAAGTTTACATTAAACTTATTTTCTTCAAAGTCTGGCTTATGCTTCTTTAATATTTTAGTAATTAATCTATTAATATTAAAAGATTCAAAATTTGGTTTTATAATCCCGGATTCAAGTTTCGAAAGTTCTAGCATATTAGTGACTAATACAGTCATTTTTTTCGACTCATCAATTATGGTTTCTAAATATAAATTAGCGTCTTCGCCAGATACGATACCATCTTTAATGCCTTCTGCATATCCTTCTATAATTCCTATTGGGGTTTTTAGTTCATGACTAACGTTAGATATAAAATCTTTTCTCATATCTTCTAATTGTCTTTCTTTTTCAATATCATCTTCTAATTTCTTGTTTTTTTGCTGTAAATCTACTAAAGCAGCTTGTAGATTTTTAGATAAAAAATTTAGCGATTTGGCAAGGCTTCCTATTTCATCATCTCTGTCAGTTTCATAAACTCTTGCAGAGAAATCCATATGAGATATTTTGTTTGCTGTATTGGTTAAGTTTACAAGAGGTTTAGATATAAGGTTAGAGTAAATTGAAGAAAGTATTACTGATATAACAATCAATCCAAAAAACAAATATACAAAAAATTCACTCATAACTTCAGAGGCTTCCTTTATTGGCTGAATGGAAGCAACGCAAAAAATAAGACTATCATTTTTTGTGGTTATAGACATAGGACTAATTACACCAATCTTACTTAAGCCGCTGCTCTCATTAGTAAAAGTTGTATACTTGGTTTGAGAATGAGTAATAACGTCGTTAATCAAATCGCTATTATTTATTAATTCTTTACCAAAAGAAGTTAGGGTGTCAAAACTCTCCTTATCACTATAAATGTTGTTAGAAAAATATTTTATATCTCCATTTGTTGATGTAATGATAATTTTAGCATTATTATCATTCTCAAATTTTTGCAAGGCCTTATACAAGTCAGCATCATTGTCTATATGAAGTGAATATAAATCATGAAACTTATTAACTTCTTTAACTAATGAAATTGTTTTTTTGTAAGAATAAAAACTTTCAAAGAAAAAGGCTTGTGCAAAGTAAGTTATGAACATTAATGCAAGAACAAGGCCTAATGTTATGCTAAATAGCCTTTTAGATAAACTACGCCTCATTTATTTAACCTCAAATTTATAGCCGCTGCCACGAACTGTAATTATATAATTAGATTTATCTAACAGCTTTTCACGAAGTCTTTTAACGTTAGTGTCAACTGTACGTATATCTCCATAGTAGTCAATCCCCCAAACATTATCCAATATATTATCTCTACTTAAAGCAATTCCTTCATTAGTAACTAAGTACATCAAAAGTTCGTACTCTTTTGGCGATAATATTATTTCTTTGCCATCAATTTTTACTTCATGTGAAAGTTTGTTTATAGTTAAACCGTTAAAATCTTGAAAGCTAGAATCTAGATCCTCCCTAGTCCTTTTTAGAAGAGCCTTAACTTTAGCAATTAAAACTTTAGGGCTAAATGGTTTTGTGATATAATCATCAGCTCCGTAATCATAACCTTGAAGTTTATCCTCTTCTTCACCTTTTGCAGTGAGTAAAACTACAGGAACGGTGGAGACTTCTCTCAATTTTTCCAACATAGTTAATCCATCCATAACAGGCATCATAATATCTAAAAGTACTAAATCAATTTTTTGTGTACTAAATACAAATAATCCTTCTTCGCCATTTGAGGCTTCAAAAACATTAAAATCTTCTTTTATTAAATAATCTCTAAGTAAAAACCTAATTCTTAGTTCATCTTCAACAATTAAAATAGACTTTCTCATAACTTTTCATCTCCTTATATGTGAACGTGTAAATTCATACAATGCTTATAATAACATAATACCTTACAAATAAGGCAATTCTATTACAATTATATATCACATTGTACAATTTTTTGTGTTCTAAGCGCAATATAATATTGCAAAAATAATCCTTTATCATAATTCTAAAAATACTACAAGAATTTTGGGTGTAATTGTGAATTGCAATATACATATTATATTAAGTTTAGCATATAAAGATCAATATGTATGTTATAATAGTAAATCTACATTTAAGATTGCAATAAAACAAGATCTAAGCAAGACTAAAATCTGCAAGCTCAATTACAAGGTATATATTAAATTCATTATAGTATAATAACTTAAATGCTCTCATATATTATATTGGATAATAATTATCTATAAATAATAAATTTATAATGATTATCATGAATTTGGAAGAAATAAAAAAGATTTTTAAGAATATACGTCAGACATATCGCATGGATAATAATACTAATTTTGAATTGGAACATATATTTGTGTTATTATATAGGTGTATAGATTATTTTTGATTATAGAAATTTACTTTTGTTTTGTGATATGATTATGAATGGCATATTTATACTTTAAAACGTGATTAGCATTACTAGTGTTATTTTAAATGAAAAGATCGCAAAGTATCAGGATATTTGATATGTAATTAGGAGAATAGTGAATGATAAAATTAAATTTTGATGTGAAGAGACATACACTTGAAAATGGCTTGGAAGTAATAACTATTAAGAAGGATACTCAAATTGCATCTATTAATATAGGAGTTAAGGTCGGTGCTCTATATGAGAATATGAAAGAAAAAGGTATAAGTCACTTTATTGAACATACTTTGTTTAAAGGAACCATCAATAGAACTGGTGAAGAGCTAAATGATGAATTAGAGGCTTTAGGCGGAGAATATAATGCTTATACAGATTATGATGTTACTGTTTATACGATCAGCTGCTTGATGGAAGAATTTAAGAAAGCAACAGAGCTTTTGGCTGATATGATTGTAAATCCAACATTTGATAAAAATGAAATAGAAAAAGAACGAGGTGTAATTTTATCAGAAATAAGGATGAGCAAAGATGATATAGAGGATTTCAGTTTTAAAAATGTAAATAAACTTGCATTTAATAAAAGTGCTCTAAAATATGAGGTTACTGGACTTGAAGAGAATGTTTCTGGATTCACCAGAAAGAAATTGATATCTTTTTATAAAAGGTATTATGCACCTCAAAATTCTCTTATAACTATGGTATCGCCCTTAGAGCATGATGAAGCTATAAACTTAGTGAAAAATTATTTCAGTCAATGGGAAGGACAAAAGCCTGAACCTATAAATATCATAATAGAAAAAAATAAAGAAACAACAGGAATAAGTTATAAGAAAGATATAGAGCAAAGCACTATAGTCTATTTATATACCTTCAATGATTTAGAAAAATCAAATGAACTTCCGCTAAGAATTCTGAATCACAGACTTGGGGAAAGTTCGAATTCACTTCTTTTTAGAGAAATTAGAGAGAATAGGGGATTAGCTTACGATATTTATACTCACTTAGAAATAACCAATAATATAAAAACCCTCTATGTATACACAGCAGTTAGTGAGGAAAACATTGATGAAGCTAAAGCGGCTATTGATGAAACAATAAAAAACGTAGTTGAAGGAAAGATTCAAATAGGAGATAGAGATTTAAATATAATGAAAAAAGTCCATAAGACGGCTGTAATATCAACTTTAGAGGATTCGTCTGAGTTATGTAATTACATGCTTCATCAAGCATTAGAGGGCGAGGATATATTTGAATTTGTTAAAGATATGGACAGATTAAATATGTTGGATATATTAAAGATTAATGAAGTTGGAAAAAAAGTTTTAAAAGAACCGACCATACACATATTAAAGTCTAACTAGTAAATTAAATAATAAAAAAGGTGAAAGTTTTAACTATGGCAAAAATAACGAAAATAGAAATTCAAAAGAGAAACAAAGAAAGAGTTAACTTATTTTTAGATGGTGAGTATGCATTTTCTATTTCAGCAGAACTAGTTTATAAAGAAAGTCTTAAAGTAAATAGTGAAATAAATCCTGAGAAATTGAGGGCACTAGCAGAAAGTGAAAACTTTATGAGGTGTAAGGAATCTGCTTTGAGGATAATAGAAAAAACATATAAAACCGAAAAAGAGGTTAGAGATAAGCTAAGGCTTAAAGAGTATGACGAATTATCTATTGACAAAGCTATTGAATTTCTTAAAGAATATAATTTTATAAATGATGGCAATTATACAAAAATTTTTATAAGAGATAAATTACGATCAATGGGAAGTCAGAAAATAAAATATACATTGCTTCGCAAAGGAATTTGCAAAGAAATCATTGATGAGGAATTATTAAATCTAGATAAAGAAAATGAAAAAGATGTTGCATTTGATATAGCACAAAAAAAATATAATTTAATAAAGAATAAAGAGACCGATACTTATAAGATTTCAGGAAAATTATATAGGTATTTAATTTCAAAGGGATATAATACAGAGATTACTAGTCAAGTAATCAAAAAAGTTATGGCTGTAGACGTGGATGATTTTTAATAGTGTTTTTATATTTCGCTCGTTGAAATTTAAGGCGCATATTTTAGATGTATTTTTAATATGCTTATGTTCTCATTTTTGATATAATTAGAATATACATTATAATAGGGTGAAAATATTATTTGTGGAGGAAAAATTATGAATGAAAATAAAGCTATGTTAGTAGTTAATGGAATCATCTCAGGATGCATTCAAGTA from the Clostridium beijerinckii genome contains:
- the recX gene encoding recombination regulator RecX is translated as MAKITKIEIQKRNKERVNLFLDGEYAFSISAELVYKESLKVNSEINPEKLRALAESENFMRCKESALRIIEKTYKTEKEVRDKLRLKEYDELSIDKAIEFLKEYNFINDGNYTKIFIRDKLRSMGSQKIKYTLLRKGICKEIIDEELLNLDKENEKDVAFDIAQKKYNLIKNKETDTYKISGKLYRYLISKGYNTEITSQVIKKVMAVDVDDF
- a CDS encoding HAMP domain-containing sensor histidine kinase; amino-acid sequence: MRRSLSKRLFSITLGLVLALMFITYFAQAFFFESFYSYKKTISLVKEVNKFHDLYSLHIDNDADLYKALQKFENDNNAKIIITSTNGDIKYFSNNIYSDKESFDTLTSFGKELINNSDLINDVITHSQTKYTTFTNESSGLSKIGVISPMSITTKNDSLIFCVASIQPIKEASEVMSEFFVYLFFGLIVISVILSSIYSNLISKPLVNLTNTANKISHMDFSARVYETDRDDEIGSLAKSLNFLSKNLQAALVDLQQKNKKLEDDIEKERQLEDMRKDFISNVSHELKTPIGIIEGYAEGIKDGIVSGEDANLYLETIIDESKKMTVLVTNMLELSKLESGIIKPNFESFNINRLITKILKKHKPDFEENKFNVNFNSSIPYSYVYADPFQMEQVLTNLITNAIKYTPPGNDINVNIEEGLDKFKISVQNMGVVIPEAEISKLFDKFYRIDKSRERTQKNSTGIGLSIVKNILRLHNSEFNLQNINNGVEFYFYLEKIVSPEGEEE
- a CDS encoding response regulator transcription factor translates to MRKSILIVEDELRIRFLLRDYLIKEDFNVFEASNGEEGLFVFSTQKIDLVLLDIMMPVMDGLTMLEKLREVSTVPVVLLTAKGEEEDKLQGYDYGADDYITKPFSPKVLIAKVKALLKRTREDLDSSFQDFNGLTINKLSHEVKIDGKEIILSPKEYELLMYLVTNEGIALSRDNILDNVWGIDYYGDIRTVDTNVKRLREKLLDKSNYIITVRGSGYKFEVK
- a CDS encoding M16 family metallopeptidase, translating into MIKLNFDVKRHTLENGLEVITIKKDTQIASINIGVKVGALYENMKEKGISHFIEHTLFKGTINRTGEELNDELEALGGEYNAYTDYDVTVYTISCLMEEFKKATELLADMIVNPTFDKNEIEKERGVILSEIRMSKDDIEDFSFKNVNKLAFNKSALKYEVTGLEENVSGFTRKKLISFYKRYYAPQNSLITMVSPLEHDEAINLVKNYFSQWEGQKPEPINIIIEKNKETTGISYKKDIEQSTIVYLYTFNDLEKSNELPLRILNHRLGESSNSLLFREIRENRGLAYDIYTHLEITNNIKTLYVYTAVSEENIDEAKAAIDETIKNVVEGKIQIGDRDLNIMKKVHKTAVISTLEDSSELCNYMLHQALEGEDIFEFVKDMDRLNMLDILKINEVGKKVLKEPTIHILKSN